The nucleotide window CCGACCCACTGGTCCCAAACCAGTTGCGCTACCAAGCTGCGCTACTCGCCGAATACTGCGGTACTCATCTACTGCGGCTTCAGATCCGTGGACCTTAAGCAAAAAAACCTGCCTCGGCAAGTTTTTGAAAGTGGTCGGCGAGAGAGGATTCGAACCTCCGACCCACTGGTCCCAAACCAGTTGCGCTACCAAGCTGCGCTACTCGCCGAATACTGCTTCTTCACATAACTGCTGATTTTGTGGTGCGAAGAGAGGGACTTGAACCCTCACGTCCGTTAAGACACTAACACCTGAAGCTAGCGCGTCTACCAATTCCGCCACCTTCGCATACCTGACAAAATCTGGGGTGGCTAATGGGACTCGAACCCACGACAACTGGAATCACAATCCAGGGCTCTACCAACTGAGCTATAGCCACCACATCTACTTCTGCACTTCTTTAACGCTTTTGGTACTTAACGCGGTAAAACTACCACCGCAGCTCTTGCGCACAAAATTAATGGCGCGCCCGACAGGATTCGAACCTGAGACCTCTGCCTCCGGAGGGCAGCGCTCTATCCAGCTGAGCTACGGGCGCGTAGCGCCGTTGCGGATGTGCATACTACGGACTTGAGCCGATCCTGTCCAGGGCTTTTTATCACTAAATATCGCGTTTGATTACGCTTTGTGCGTTCTGTCTAAATGACGAACGTTTTCCGGCCCTTTACGGGCCAATATGGCCCCTTTCGCCCCTTTAAGCCTGCCGAAAAAAGCATTCTTAAAGATCGCCGCGCCAGTGATAGTTAAGATATTTCAGCAATCTGAGCTGTCTGCGCAGGCGTGATGGCTGTGAAATAAGCCGGTAAAGCCACTCCAGCCCCATTTTCTGCCAGATCAAAGGCGCACGCTTAACCTGTCCGGTGAAAACGTCATAGGTGCCGCCTACGCCCATATAGAGAGCCTGCGGCCAGAGCAGCTTGCAATCCCGCATCAGGATCTCCTGACGTGGCGACCCCATTGCCACCGTCACGATCTGCGCGCCGCTGGCCTGAACGCGGGCAAACAAGGCTTCGCGATCGGCAGGTGCAAAGTAGCCATCCTGTGAACCCACAATGTTCACATTCCACTGGCGGCGCAGCTTATCTTCGGTTTGCGTCAGCACCTCCGGCTTTCCGCCAATCAG belongs to Erwinia pyri and includes:
- the wecG gene encoding lipopolysaccharide N-acetylmannosaminouronosyltransferase; translated protein: MMDLPSVPLYQIRGFTLLGFRDMPAFLDYLYQDQRLKTGTLVAINAEKVLTAESQPEIQQLISEAEYKYPDGISIVRSIRKKYPKAVVSRIAGADLWEALMERAGKEGTPVFLIGGKPEVLTQTEDKLRRQWNVNIVGSQDGYFAPADREALFARVQASGAQIVTVAMGSPRQEILMRDCKLLWPQALYMGVGGTYDVFTGQVKRAPLIWQKMGLEWLYRLISQPSRLRRQLRLLKYLNYHWRGDL